The Thunnus thynnus chromosome 13, fThuThy2.1, whole genome shotgun sequence genome segment CCAGTAAATAACCGTGAGAGTGTGCTGGCGGCTGCGGCGCTGGCTGCGAGAGCGGTGTCTCGGCTGGCGAAGCACGCTCAGCACTCGGCAGTAGCTGTAGAGAAGCAGCACAGTGGGCAGCAGAAACGAACCCAGCACTATGCCCAGGGCTGCCAGGATGATGGTGCGGTGGCGTCGCGAGGTAGGGTCCAGTAGACAGGGCTGGTGTTGGCGGGCAGCTGCAGAGCGCAGCAGAGGCAGACTCACACTGAGCCCCAACACTAAGCACCAGATCCCACCACTGACAAGCTGTGCAACACGCAGCCTGCGGAGTGTCGATGCCAGCGGGTGCACTACAGCAAAGTAACGATCCACAGCGATACAAACCAGGAAGAAGATGCCTCCATACAGACTGATGTATTTGAGGGTGAAAGTGAGCTGGCAGTACGCCACCTCAGGAGTCCAAATGGACGAGTCTGCTGTCTTGGAGGACAAGGCTCGGGCCTTTTGGTGGTAGTAGTAGATTCTCAGGGGAAGAgagatcacaaaaaac includes the following:
- the LOC137195437 gene encoding lysophosphatidic acid receptor 6-like produces the protein MELWNMTDDPAKPYSPLSNCTVDTSYRFTFYQVSYSVIFLLGLATNSLALRRLCLSPCTMNSTAVYLISLSAADMFFVISLPLRIYYYHQKARALSSKTADSSIWTPEVAYCQLTFTLKYISLYGGIFFLVCIAVDRYFAVVHPLASTLRRLRVAQLVSGGIWCLVLGLSVSLPLLRSAAARQHQPCLLDPTSRRHRTIILAALGIVLGSFLLPTVLLLYSYCRVLSVLRQPRHRSRSQRRSRQHTLTVIYWVLAVFLLCFVPYHINLLGYTLTHVGLLPNCGLAKVTKAMHPVVLSLASSNCCLNPLIYYFSSSLVHKEAPGGGGSGSQ